Sequence from the Xenorhabdus nematophila ATCC 19061 genome:
CCCAGTGGCCCACAACTGATGATAAGGCACGCTGAGTCAATTCGATTCCACTGATGGCAGTCACATTTTCGTTAAGAACACCAGAAGAGAGGATAATGACCGCGGTTGCGCTACAGATAACAATCGTATCCATAAACACTCCCAACATCTGTACATACCCCTGAGAAGCCGGATGTGGTGGATACGGGGAAGCAGATGCTGCTGCATTTGGCGCAGATCCCATTCCCGCTTCATTCGAAAACAATCCGCGTTGAACACCTTGCATCATTGCCTGAGAAATACCATAACCTAATGTTCCGGCTACCGCTTCCTGAAGACCAAAAGCACTCTTTATAATTAATGAAAATACTTCTGGAATACGTTCAATATTGTGACCAACAACCCAAAATGCCAATATTAAGTAGGCAATTGCCATAAACGGTACAACTAATTCGGCAACCCGGGCAATAGAACGCATCCCACCGAAAATAATTACACCACTTGTAATGACCAACACAATGCCGACATAAACAGGTTTAATATGAAAGGCAAAATCAGCCGCTTGTGCAATTGAGCTTGCCTGAACAGCATTAAATACAAGACCAAACGCGATAATAAGGAAGAATGAAAACAGTATTCCCATCCATCGCTTCTTCAACCCTTTCTCCATATAGTAGGCTGGACCACCTCGATAATTTCCTTTATCGTCTTTCGTCTTGTACAACTGGGCAAGCGTACTTTCTACAAAGGAAGTTGCCATACCAATAAATGCCACTACCCACATCCAGAAAATAGCGCCTGGTCCACCAGCGGTAATTGCAATGGCAACCCCTGCCAAATTACCGGTTCCTACACGAGCAGCAAGGCTGGTACATAAGGCCTGAAAAGATGAAATACCAGAATCATCTGATTTATTACTATTTTTCAGAACTGAAAACATATGACCAAAATGACGAAGCTGTATAAAACCAGAACGCAATGTGAAGTAAAGGCCAACCCCAAGAAGTAAATATATTAGTACGTAGTCCCAAAGAATGTTGTTAATGAAGTTAATCAGATCCGTCAAGATATTTTCCCCTTACTAATTAGCAAACATTAGCTGACCATAATTCAGTATCCTGCAAAATCTTATTGTGCTTAATTTCCTTTATAATTAACAAACAACACAATCTGTATACAAAAAACACAGAGATACGAGCCAGTAAAACGAAAAGAATGTAACACAATATCTATTTCAATGGGTAACTTTTAATGAAATTTTTACATTTACTTTAGAATAATTGAACATTCATATGGAATTCATAAGTGCTTCATTCCCATTTCAAGCCTATTAATCGTATATCATGGATAATTAATACGGATTGATTTCTTTTTAAGATATAAGAAAAAAATATGAATTAATTAACAGTCAAACTTAAAATTGAAACCATTTCATAACCAATACAAAACAATGATAATACAATAACCCTATTAAAATCATGTGTTAATCGAAAGTTATTAACACTGTGCCATATGAATGTGTGAGACAAATTTAGATAGTGATGTACTGTTATATAACTCACCTAGCAATAACTTTATTTATTAAAATCACTAAAATAATTACAAAATTTAATGTTGTGTTTTCTGATATTTACGAAAACATATAGTAATATTTTTCTCAAAATGAGATTATTAAATTTTAATACTGTGATAGTTGGAAAAAGCTACAATACCGTATTAATATTTTCGATTGTTATTTTTACAATAGGAAACAACAATAACATGTTAATAACATGTTAACATAACACTATCTGGCTATCAGATAATCGGCAAATGAGGCTATAGTTGATGTTAGAGCGAAAAAGAAAAAACCCCGCAGACAACATACTACCCAAGCGAGTTTATAGAGGAAAATCAAAGTACGAGTATCATCCTGCAACAGGTGGTTCAATCTCTATCTGCTGTTTAAGCTCACCAGTATCCGTTGTTTGGAAAGAATACAATAAGATTGTTGAAAAAATTGAAAAAAACAACACATAGAACTCAATATATATTGAAATTAATAAAGGAGCGGGAGTTACCATTCCCGCTGATTCCGCTAATACCTTACCAATGAAATAAAATTCAATTATCACATCAAAAACCGCCTCTATCACAAAATATTCTTCTATTATTTATCGCAAAGGGCATTATCTGAAACACACACAAAAACAAAATTACTTAATGTTTATTTTGTCGTTAAGCAGACAGTTACTGGTATTAAATAGATTTTGAATAACATTTTTCATTAAGAATATGGGTGTGCAAAATTTGTGCTACGATATAAATCTCATCTCAGTTATATAAGTAGACAGTGGAGTATTACTTATGCGTATAAGTGACATTATGACAGCTATCGCTATTTCCTCTCTGATCGCCCTCTCGTTATCGACACAAGCAATCGCAAAAGATGGAACATTGATTAACTTACCTGATAAACGATTTGCGGTTCTGTCAGTGGGTGATCTGGAAAGTGCATCAATTGGCAGCTATTCCATCGCTGTTTTCAAGGATAAAGATCTTACCGAGTTTGAAACTGGGAGAGTTTTTGCCCGTGACGGTTCAGTGTTCGACGACAGTAATAAACCGCGGATTGTATTTGCTGATATTAACAACGATGGTTCCAAAGAATTGGTGGTATCTAAACTTTCAGCCGGTTCAGGAAATTACCTTGAAGTAGACGCACTACAAATTACTGACAAAAACGTTAAGCTTCTCGCCCGTATCAACATCAAGGGTAAAAATGACCCGGTTAAGTCCCTCCGTGCCTTATGTAAAAGGGAGCAATGCGTAGAACAAAAACGCCAATAAGCCTATTCCCGTCAACTCTATTTTCACCCAGATCCGACACAAACAATAAATAATGTACTATTGTTTATATTGTCACCACTATCATGGCTATAGTCGATCAAGAGGAAATTATGAAACGTCTTTTACTGCCACTTTTCCTTGTCCCATTCTTATCTTATGCAGCTCAGGCAAATATTAATAAAATAACAGAAATCTACTGTGATTTATTTGGCAAAGCCTCTGTAGAGGCATTCAAAACCACTGATTCGCCGGATGCAATAGCCCAGAAGACTTTCAGTGAATTGAATCATAAAGGTTTTGATCTTAGAGAAATCCATAGTAACAAGGATGAGTTTATTGCCACTATCAAACAAACTGTTACCGAAGTCAGAAAAAATAAGCAAGCTTTCCCAAGCCCTCAGCATTTTGATGAATCATTGGATAAATCGGTTAAAGCGTGTAAAGAACAAACAAGACATGCTTTATCCCAGGGAGTCAAATAAACATCTAATAGGTTTTCATAATAGTGATACACGCAAATTATAAGGATTCCTTACTCCTCGCGCTGCGAGGAGTAAGGAAGTGAACTACAATTTTGGAATGTTATTTAGTGCTTTTTTAAATAAATTTTCATTGATCTAACTGAAAATTAATTAACTTCAACATAAATTACTCAATGTTATTAATTTTAATCACCTCAGTGAATGATGTTTATTTATCATTCTGATTTACCTATTCCTCAATAGTCTGAACGTTACCCTAAAAATTATAAAACCAAAGCAAAAGATAAGAATCAGCTTTCAATGCCAATACAATTCCCAACATTAAAAACAATAAAATTAATAATAACGTTTTTATCAATACATAAAAACGGCATTGAGATATTCGTGGTTTCGAAATTCTCACATTATACTCTGTTTTGTCTAACAAATATTTATTGTCTTCAATTTGACAAAGTATCTCTTTCGCCCGCTCTATATCGTCACAATGGATAAGCATTTTTACACCACCAAATGCCTGAGAATACATGTAGTTATTCCATACAATGCCTTCATCTATCACGACTGCATCAATACCTTCTGAGAGCATCCTGCCTAAGATAACGTGGGCATCTATTGGTGATAGAAAATTTGTCAGTAACTGCATGTTACCCCTTCTAAGATAACTATTCCACATCAATCCCCCTGATCAGATGGATTATTAATGACCAGTATAACTGATAATCAAACACCCATCCCAGATTGCCATTAATTCTTTCATGTTTAATAAATGACTACGATTGAAATAATAATGACGCTTTAATCTGAAAGAAAAAGGAGATAACCCCTGAGTTAATCATTAAACAGATGGTTATTTTCTCAAATTACTGTGATTTATTGATATGGCAATGTCGCCTTAACACCTGTTAAATTCATCCGCACACACTCGAACAATACTGAGATGTGAACATAATTTTCTGCAACCCCAAAAAGTAAATAACCTGGTTTTTTTATTAAAAAAGAGAGGACTATATATGAAAAATTACTTGGTTCGTGTTGAAATTTTTGGTGCAGGCCAAAAAGAATATAATTATCTGAATGGATCAATGAAGATAATTGATTTTAATAATGTAATTAGATATAACAATGGTGAAATAATGGCTTTACCTACCGGAACTTATATTGGATTATCATTAAATTCTGCTAATGAAATCAGAGACAAAGTAAGACAGTTAGCAACCCCATTATCATCAAAAGCGCCTGCTGTCTTTGTTTGTCAGTACGGTGAGTGGTCTGCTTTCCTTTATTCTGCTTCTGTACCTTCATTAATGTCAGAATCCTAATTTATATTCACTTTTTATAAGCTGGCTTTCCTATCATTATTTGGAGAGCAGCTTTATTGCATTATCCTATTACCTATTTTCAAAAAAGCTGTATTCAGGAATGGCTCTTCCATCTTGAGTTTATTATTTTCATATTACGTTATCATTTAAATATAATGAGACGGGAACCTTTAAGTCCCCGTTATCAATTCAGCTAAGCAATCAATTACATGTTAGAAATAATTGCGTCACCGAACTCACTACATTTCAGCAGATTAGCGTTATCCATCAGGCGTTCGAAATCGTAAGTCACAGTCTTGGCAGCGATCGCGCCTTCCATTCCCTTAACGATTAAATCAGCGGCTTCGAACCACCCCATGTGGCGCAACATCATTTCTGCGGAAAGAATAACAGAACCCGGATTCACTTTATCCTGACCAGCATACTTAGGTGCAGTACCATGTGTTGCTTCAAACAGAGCACACTCATCACCAATATTTGCACCTGGAGCAATTCCAATACCACCAACCTGGGCTGCCAATGCGTCAGAAATATAGTCGCCATTCAGGTTCATACACGCGATCACATCATATTCAGCCGGACGCAACAGAATTTGCTGCAAAAAGGCATCCGCGATCACATCTTTAATGATGATGTCCTTACCGCTCTTAGGATTTTTGATCTTAACCCATGGACCGCCATCCAGAAGTTCTCCGCCGAATTCAGTGCGAGCCAGTTCATAACCCCAGTCTTTAAAAGCGCCTTCCGTGAATTTCATGATATTGCCTTTGTGAACCAGCGTCACTGATTCACGATCATTATCAATAGCGTATTCAATCGCGGCGCGCACCAAACGTTTGGTTCCTTCTTCTGAACAAGGTTTCACGCCGATACCACACTGTTGAGGGAAACGGATCTTATTGACACCCATTTCATCCTGCAGGAATTTAATCACTTTGTCCGCTTCTGCTGAACCCGCTTTCCACTCAATACCCGCATAAATATCTTCTGCGTTCTCGCGGAAAATGACCATATCAGTCAATTCAGGCTGTTTAACAGGGCTTGGAGTACCTTGATAGTAACGGACTGGGCGCAGACACACATACAGATCCAATTGCTGACGCAATGCAACGTTCAATGAGCGAATACCACCGCCCACAGGCGTTGTCAGAGGGCCTTTGATAGCAACACGATATTCACGAATCAGATCCAGTGTTTCATCTGGCAACCAGACATCTTTGCCATACACATGGGTGGATTTTTCACCTGTATAGATTTCCATCCAAGAAATTTTGCGCTCACCGCTATAAGCTTTCTGAACCGCAGCATCAACCACTTTCAGCATGACCGGCGTAACATCAACACCAATGCCATCCCCTTCGATATAAGGGATTACAGGGTTATTCGGAACATTTAATTTACCTTTGGCATCAATAGTAATTTTTTTACCTTCCGCCGGAACAACTACTTTGCTTTCCATTAACCTCTCCTTTCAAAAGCGCAATGCCTTGTTAATTTTTTGTAAGGGACGTGTCAATACTACTTGAATATTCTGCAAACGCCAACGGTCGCAGTTTTAAGGTATAATACGCACCCTGATTTTTCACGATGGCGTATCATGACAAATTTCTCTTTTAAAAAACGCAAACTTAACCGATTCAGCCAAAGAAAAAATAACAATATTACCCAAAAACCAACAGGTCCCAGACGCGTATTAGTTTTTAACAAACCGTATGATGTCTTACCCCAGTTCACTGATGAAATGGGAAGAACAACATTAAAAGATTTTATTCCATTGACTGATGTTTATACCGCTGGTCGCCTGGATCGTGATAGCGAAGGGCTGTTAGTGTTAACCAATGATGGCAAATTACAAGCCAGGTTGACCCAGCCACATAAAAAAACCGCTAAAATTTATTATGTTCAGGTTGAAGGAATTCCTGATGAATCCGCCCTGAATAAATTGCGCAATGGTATCACCTTAAAAGATGGCCCGACTTTGCCTGCCGGGGCTGAATTGGTGAAAGAGCCAGAATGGCTCTGGGAAAGAACACCACCGATTCGGGAACGAAAAAATATTCCCGTAAGCTGGCTCAAAATTACCCTGTATGAAGGCCGTAATCGTCAAGTGCGCAGAATGACAGCCCATATCGGTTTTCCGACATTGCGTTTAATCCGTTTCAGTTTGGGATCAATACAATTGGAAACCTTATCCCCCGGAGAATGGAAAGAGATTAATTTTGTTTAGCCCACACATTACCGTTGCTTGTATTGTATATGCAGAAAATAAGTTCTTAATTGTGGAAGAAATAATCGATGGAAAGCCACTATGGAATCAGCCTGCCGGTCATCTTGAGGCTAATGAAACACTACTGGAAGCGGCTGAACGGGAATTATGGGAAGAAACCGGCATTCGTGCACAACCGCAGGCATTTTTGAAACTGCATCAATGGGTCGCTCCTGATGGAACACCTTTTATCCGTTTTCTATTTTTGATTGAAATGGACACTATCATGGAAACCAACCCACAGGATAAGGATATTCACTGCTGCCATTGGTTAAGTGCAGAAGAAATTCTTAATAGCCCACAGTTACGTTCACCCTTGGTTGCAGAAAGTATTCGTTGTCATTTAGAACACCGTGTTCATCCGCTATCAATACTGGACAGCTATGGCTCACCTTTCTCCAGATAATTGATGCGAATAAAAATCGATTAAAAAGTGCATGAAGACGTTTGATGCACCTGAACTGCCAACGTGCTAAAGTGTCGCGTTTGTTTTTTTCCGCAGTGAGATATATCCATGTCAGATAACAGCCAGAAAAAAGTCATTGTCGGCATGTCCGGCGGTGTTGATTCATCAGTTTCAGCCTACCTTCTCCAACAGCAGGGCTATCAGGTCGCTGGGCTGTTCATGAAAAACTGGGAAGAAGACGATGGTGAAGAGTATTGCTCGGCTGCCGATGATCTTGCTGATGCCCAGGCCGTTTGTGACAAATTGGGCATTGAACTGCATACCATCAATTTTGCAGCCGAATATTGGGACAATGTATTCGAACATTTTCTTGCTGAATATAAAGCAGGCAGAACGCCAAACCCAGACATTCTTTGTAATAAAGAAATTAAATTCAAAGCGTTTTTGGAATTCGCAGCTGAAGATTTAGGCGCTGATTACATCGCAACGGGGCATTATGTCCGTCGTCGGGATGCAGACGGTATCAGCCAATTACTTCGCGGTTTGGATGGCAATAAAGATCAAAGTTATTTTCTCTATACCTTAAGTCATCAGCAAATTGCCAAAAGTCTGTTTCCAGTTGGGGAACTGGAAAAACCTGAAGTCCGCCGTATCGCCGAAGAAATTGGCCTGATTACAGCAAAGAAAAAAGATTCAACTGGGATTTGTTTTATCGGTGAGCGTAAATTCCGTGATTTTCTCGGACGCTATCTCCCTGCCCAACCGGGTCCAATTGTCACGGAGGATGGACAGACCATCGGTCAGCACTCTGGCTTAATGTACCATACACTTGGTCAACGCAAGGGATTAGGCATTGGCGGAACTAAAGATGGTAGTGAAGATCCATGGTACGTTGTTGACAAGGAGCTAGAAAACAATACCCTCATTGTCGCCCAGGGTCATGAGCATCCTCGCCTGATGTCTGTCGGTTTGATTGCTCAGCAGCTTCATTGGGTTAATCGCCAGTCATTGAAGACTGAAATCCGCTGTGTTGTAAAAACACGCTATCGTCAGCATGATATCCCCTGCACGGTCATTCCCCTGAGCGAAGATAAAATTGAAGTTCGTTTTGATAGCCCTGTTGCCGCTGTCACCCCCGGTCAATCAGCTGTGTTTTATCAAGATGAAATTTGTCTTGGCGGTGGTGTGATTGAACAACGCATACAGGAGTAATTGTGGCTAAAAATTATCACGACATTACACTGGCACTGGCGGGTATCTGCCAGTCAGGCCGTCTGGTACAAACACTTGCCCATGAAGGTCAGTGTGATACTGATTCTTTTGAAATGATGGTCAATAGCATCTTGAATATGAACCCAACATCCACTTTGGATGTTTTTGGCAACAATGCCTGTAACCTGCGCATTGGCCTTGATGCCATGCTGGGTATGTTCAACACATCACACGGTGGCATTTCAGCTGAACTTACTCGTTATGTACTGAGTTTGATGGCGCTGGAACGCCATCTAAGCAAAAATCAGTCCTCTGCTAATGAACTGGCAAATCGCATCAGCCAGTTAGAACGTCAGCAATCCTACTTTGAACCCATGTCAGAAGGAATGCTTAACGCTCTTGCGGGAATTTATGTCGATGTTATCAGCCCTCTGGGGCCGCGTATTCAAGTGACCGGCTCACCTGAAGTATTGCGTAATACGTTGATTCAGGCAAAAGTCAGAACCGTTTTATTGGCGGGTATTCGCTGTGCTGTTTTATGGAAACAAATCGGCGGTAGCCGCTTGCAAATCATGTTTTCTCGTCAGCGTCTGAGCCAACAAGCAAAAGATATTCTTGCTCGTTGTTAAATAAAGATTGTTAAACAAAAACTGTTAATTAAAATCCGGGAGTTGCTACCAATGGAATTATCCTCACTGACCGCTGTTTCTCCGATTGATGGCCGTTACGGCGATAAAGTCAGCGCACTGCGCACCATTTTTAGTGAATTTGGCTTACTGAAATTTCGTGTTCAGGTCGAAGTACGTTGGCTGCAAAAACTGGCCGCTACAGCAGAAATCAAAGAGGTTCCTGCTTTTGATGCAAACGCAAACGCTTACCTTAATGAAATTATTGTAAATTTCAATGAACACGATGCATTGCGTATCAAAGAAATTGAGCGTACAACCAATCATGATGTTAAGGCAGTTGAATATTTTCTGAAAGAAAAAGTCGAGCATGTTCCTGCTCTACATCAAGTTACTGAATTTATTCACTTTGCTTGTACATCAGAAGATATCAATAACCTGTCACACGCTCTGATGCTCAAAACAGCCCGTGAAGACGTTTTACTGCCCCATTGGCACCAATTGATCGACACGATCACGCGCATGGCACATGACTACCGTGCTCTTCCCCTATTGTCACGTACACACGGGCAGCCTGCCACACCTTCCACTGTTGGGAAGGAGCTGGCTAATGTGGTTCATCGCATGGAACGCCAATTCCGCCAGCTTGAACAGGTAGAACTTCTGGGTAAAATCAACGGCGCAGTGGGTAACTACAATGCTCATCTGTCTGCCTATCCAAACGTTGACTGGCATCAGTTCAGTGAATCATTCGTCACATCGCTGGGTATTCAATGGAATCCATATACTACACAGATCGAACCTCATGATTACATTGCAGAATTATTTGATTGCATTGCGCGTTTCAATACCATTTTGATTGATCTTGATCGCGATATCTGGGGCTATATCGCGCTGAATCATTTCAAACAGAAAACAGTTGCTGGTGAAATTGGTTCTTCTACCATGCCACATAAAGTTAACCCAATCGATTTCGAAAATTCTGAAGGAAATCTGGGGCTAGCAAATGCTGTTCTGGGGCATCTTGCCAGCAAACTCCCTGTTTCACGCTGGCAGCGTGATCTGACGGATTCTACGGTGCTACGTAATCTGGGTGTAGGTCTGGGCTATGCGTTGATTGCTTATCAATCCACCATGAAGGGATTGAATAAATTAGAAGTGAATGAACAGCGTTTGCTGGACGAACTCGATAACAACTGGGAAGTATTGGCAGAACCCATTCAAACCGTCATGCGTCGTTATGGTATTGAAAAACCATATGAAAAATTAAAAGAACTGACTCGTGGTAAACGCGTTGATGCAGAAGGCATGAAAGCCTTCATTGACGGTCTTGAACTGCCTGAAGAGGAAAAAGAACGTCTCAAATTGATGACACCAGCAAACTATATTGGTTATGCAACTTCATTAGTCGATCAATTAAAATAAGATCACTATCCATAGATTTTAAATTGCAACTAAGTTTGTAACTTGAAGTCTAGAAATCATCCTTCTGGGTATGGACGAAGTTTGTTTCGTTCATATCCCATTTTTATTCCCAAGTACACTTCAATTTATTGTTAAACGTTAAGTCAACAAAACCGTTAACTTAATTGTTTCCCAATATCAATTAATCGTTTTCTTAAATACATAACGCTCAATACTAGTTCTTACATTGATTAAGATAACCCGTATGATGAAAATATATCGACAAAACCAATAAAACAGTAGGTTGACAG
This genomic interval carries:
- the purB gene encoding adenylosuccinate lyase, coding for MELSSLTAVSPIDGRYGDKVSALRTIFSEFGLLKFRVQVEVRWLQKLAATAEIKEVPAFDANANAYLNEIIVNFNEHDALRIKEIERTTNHDVKAVEYFLKEKVEHVPALHQVTEFIHFACTSEDINNLSHALMLKTAREDVLLPHWHQLIDTITRMAHDYRALPLLSRTHGQPATPSTVGKELANVVHRMERQFRQLEQVELLGKINGAVGNYNAHLSAYPNVDWHQFSESFVTSLGIQWNPYTTQIEPHDYIAELFDCIARFNTILIDLDRDIWGYIALNHFKQKTVAGEIGSSTMPHKVNPIDFENSEGNLGLANAVLGHLASKLPVSRWQRDLTDSTVLRNLGVGLGYALIAYQSTMKGLNKLEVNEQRLLDELDNNWEVLAEPIQTVMRRYGIEKPYEKLKELTRGKRVDAEGMKAFIDGLELPEEEKERLKLMTPANYIGYATSLVDQLK
- a CDS encoding NUDIX hydrolase, with product MFSPHITVACIVYAENKFLIVEEIIDGKPLWNQPAGHLEANETLLEAAERELWEETGIRAQPQAFLKLHQWVAPDGTPFIRFLFLIEMDTIMETNPQDKDIHCCHWLSAEEILNSPQLRSPLVAESIRCHLEHRVHPLSILDSYGSPFSR
- the rluE gene encoding 23S rRNA pseudouridine(2457) synthase RluE, whose amino-acid sequence is MTNFSFKKRKLNRFSQRKNNNITQKPTGPRRVLVFNKPYDVLPQFTDEMGRTTLKDFIPLTDVYTAGRLDRDSEGLLVLTNDGKLQARLTQPHKKTAKIYYVQVEGIPDESALNKLRNGITLKDGPTLPAGAELVKEPEWLWERTPPIRERKNIPVSWLKITLYEGRNRQVRRMTAHIGFPTLRLIRFSLGSIQLETLSPGEWKEINFV
- a CDS encoding PliI family lysozyme inhibitor of I-type lysozyme is translated as MRISDIMTAIAISSLIALSLSTQAIAKDGTLINLPDKRFAVLSVGDLESASIGSYSIAVFKDKDLTEFETGRVFARDGSVFDDSNKPRIVFADINNDGSKELVVSKLSAGSGNYLEVDALQITDKNVKLLARINIKGKNDPVKSLRALCKREQCVEQKRQ
- a CDS encoding alanine/glycine:cation symporter family protein is translated as MTDLINFINNILWDYVLIYLLLGVGLYFTLRSGFIQLRHFGHMFSVLKNSNKSDDSGISSFQALCTSLAARVGTGNLAGVAIAITAGGPGAIFWMWVVAFIGMATSFVESTLAQLYKTKDDKGNYRGGPAYYMEKGLKKRWMGILFSFFLIIAFGLVFNAVQASSIAQAADFAFHIKPVYVGIVLVITSGVIIFGGMRSIARVAELVVPFMAIAYLILAFWVVGHNIERIPEVFSLIIKSAFGLQEAVAGTLGYGISQAMMQGVQRGLFSNEAGMGSAPNAAASASPYPPHPASQGYVQMLGVFMDTIVICSATAVIILSSGVLNENVTAISGIELTQRALSSVVGHWGTTFIAIAIFFFAFTSIIANYAYAESNMIFLERNHTAGLFILRLAALGMVMFGTLADVPLVWNMANVSMACMAIVNLIAILLLSGIAMKLAKDYNQQRKLGKLPTFNINSYPEIQHQVEKGIWDNETLSNNEKK
- the icd gene encoding NADP-dependent isocitrate dehydrogenase — protein: MESKVVVPAEGKKITIDAKGKLNVPNNPVIPYIEGDGIGVDVTPVMLKVVDAAVQKAYSGERKISWMEIYTGEKSTHVYGKDVWLPDETLDLIREYRVAIKGPLTTPVGGGIRSLNVALRQQLDLYVCLRPVRYYQGTPSPVKQPELTDMVIFRENAEDIYAGIEWKAGSAEADKVIKFLQDEMGVNKIRFPQQCGIGVKPCSEEGTKRLVRAAIEYAIDNDRESVTLVHKGNIMKFTEGAFKDWGYELARTEFGGELLDGGPWVKIKNPKSGKDIIIKDVIADAFLQQILLRPAEYDVIACMNLNGDYISDALAAQVGGIGIAPGANIGDECALFEATHGTAPKYAGQDKVNPGSVILSAEMMLRHMGWFEAADLIVKGMEGAIAAKTVTYDFERLMDNANLLKCSEFGDAIISNM
- the mnmA gene encoding tRNA 2-thiouridine(34) synthase MnmA translates to MSDNSQKKVIVGMSGGVDSSVSAYLLQQQGYQVAGLFMKNWEEDDGEEYCSAADDLADAQAVCDKLGIELHTINFAAEYWDNVFEHFLAEYKAGRTPNPDILCNKEIKFKAFLEFAAEDLGADYIATGHYVRRRDADGISQLLRGLDGNKDQSYFLYTLSHQQIAKSLFPVGELEKPEVRRIAEEIGLITAKKKDSTGICFIGERKFRDFLGRYLPAQPGPIVTEDGQTIGQHSGLMYHTLGQRKGLGIGGTKDGSEDPWYVVDKELENNTLIVAQGHEHPRLMSVGLIAQQLHWVNRQSLKTEIRCVVKTRYRQHDIPCTVIPLSEDKIEVRFDSPVAAVTPGQSAVFYQDEICLGGGVIEQRIQE
- the ghoS gene encoding type V toxin-antitoxin system endoribonuclease antitoxin GhoS, with protein sequence MKNYLVRVEIFGAGQKEYNYLNGSMKIIDFNNVIRYNNGEIMALPTGTYIGLSLNSANEIRDKVRQLATPLSSKAPAVFVCQYGEWSAFLYSASVPSLMSES
- the hflD gene encoding high frequency lysogenization protein HflD — encoded protein: MAKNYHDITLALAGICQSGRLVQTLAHEGQCDTDSFEMMVNSILNMNPTSTLDVFGNNACNLRIGLDAMLGMFNTSHGGISAELTRYVLSLMALERHLSKNQSSANELANRISQLERQQSYFEPMSEGMLNALAGIYVDVISPLGPRIQVTGSPEVLRNTLIQAKVRTVLLAGIRCAVLWKQIGGSRLQIMFSRQRLSQQAKDILARC